The Humulus lupulus chromosome 3, drHumLupu1.1, whole genome shotgun sequence genome window below encodes:
- the LOC133825555 gene encoding uncharacterized protein LOC133825555, whose protein sequence is MGQVAEVSCVYCGDGHTFESCPSNPTSVCYVGNQNANCNNPYSNSYNPGWRQHPNFSWGGQGASSSRAPMQNNPTYPPGFSPKQPRAQPPPPQVSQSSSLESLMKEYMVKNDAVIQSQAASLRNLEIQFGQLANELKNRPQGTLPSDTENPRKDGKEHCKAVTLRSGKNLELTEDNCTRNREPTSIQSSVDKGDKVVNLKFLNDDSEAIAAAIPPQNATRKPISKPPPPFPQCFQKQQQDGQFQRFLDVLKQLHINIPLVEDLEQMPNYMKFLKNILSKKRRLGEFETVALTEGCSAILKNKIPPKLKDLGSFTIPCSIGGRDVGRALCDLGASINLMPMSIFKKLGIGEARPTTVTLQLADHSMAHPEGKIKDVLVQVDKFIFLTDFIILDYEADRDVPIILGRPFLATGRTLIDECSKLSVIESIVAEKFHKEAFKDGVEVRSLEELENLSEEEESQVTWVESKQPFAKFRRPFESLNLSEGNFKPPKPSIQKPPKLELKPLPSHLKYAYLRDNETLPVIISAMLGAEKESLLLAVLKKYTRAIGWTMVDIKDISPSFSMHKIMLEECCNNSIEQQ, encoded by the exons ATGGGACAAGTTGCCGAGgtatcttgtgtttattgtggagatgggcacacTTTTGAGAGTTGTCCTTCGAATCCCACTTCGGTTTGTtatgtggggaatcaaaatgccaaTTGTAATAACCCATATTCGAACTCTTACAATCCGGGGTGGAGGCAGCATCCAAACTTCtcatgggggggtcaaggagctagttcaagcAGAGCACCAATGCAAAACAATCCTACATATCCACCGGGATTTTCTCCAAAACAACCAAGAGCTCAACCACCTCCTCCTCAAGTGTCTCAATCAAGctctttggagagtttaatgaaagaatatatggTCAAGAATGATGCTGTGATTCAGAGCCAAGCGGCATCCTTGAGGAACCTAGAGATTCAATTTGGGCAGCTAGCTAATGAGCTAAAGAATAGACCACAAGGTACTTTGCCTAGTGATACCGAAAACCCAAGGAAAGATGGTAAGGAACATTGCAAGGCGGTTACCTTGAGGAGTGGTAAAAATCTGGAATTGACTGAGGATAATTGTACTAGAAACagggagcccacttcaatccaaagtagtgtggacAAGGGAGACAAAGTtgtgaatttaaaatttttaaatgatGATTCTGAagcaattgctgcagcaattcctccGCAAAATGCTACAAGAAAGCCTATaagcaagccacctccaccatttcctcagtGCTTTCAAAAGCAGCAACAAGACGGTCAATTCCAGagatttttagatgttttgaaaCAACTTCACATCAATATACCATTGGTGGAAGATTTGGAGCAAATGCCCAACTATATGAAGTTTTTGAAGAATATTTTATCTAAAAAGAGGAGGCTTGGTGAATTTGAAACAGTGGCGTTGACTGAAGGTTGTAGTGCTatattgaagaataaaattcctcctaaattgaAGGATCTGGGTAGCTTCACAATTCCTTGTTCTATTGGTGGTAGAGACGTTGGTAGAGCACTTTGTGACTTGGGGGCtagtatcaatttgatgcccatgtcaaTTTTCAAGAAGTTGGGGATTGGAGAAGCAAGACCAACCACAGTCACTTTGCAATTAGCAGATCATTCTATGGCACACCCGGAAGGAAAAATTAAGGATGTACTTGTGCAAGTTGATAAATTCATTTTTCTGACTGATTTCATCATCCTTGATTATGAAGCGGATAGAGATGTTCCTATTATCTtaggtaggccatttctagctacCGGGAGGACcttaattgat GAATGTTCTAAGCTAAGTGTAATTGAGTCTATTGTCGCTGAAAAATTCCATAAGGAAGCTTTTAAAGATGGGGTGGAGGTGAGGTCACTTGAAGAGCTTGAAAACTTAAGTGAAGAGGAAGAAAGCCAAGTTACATGGGTGGAGTCAAAGCAGCCTTTTGCTAAATTTAGGAGGCCTTTTGAGTCATTGAACTTGTCGGAAGGGAATTTTAAGCCTCCTAAGCCTTCTATTCAAAAGCCACCAAAATTAGAGTTGAAGCCTTTGCCTAGtcacttgaagtatgcttatttgaGAGATAATGAGACATTGCCTGTGATTATTTCAGCCATGTTAGGAGCTGAAAAAGAGAGTTTGTTGCTGGCTGTTTTGAAGAAATACACAAGGGCCATTGGTTGGACCATGGTGGATATCAAGGATATAAGTCCCTCATTTTCTATGCATAAAATTATGTTGGAGGAATGTTGTAATAATTCTATTGAGCAGCAGTGA